In a single window of the Rhodopirellula bahusiensis genome:
- a CDS encoding 2-oxoglutarate dehydrogenase E1 component yields the protein MNSYSLDYIDDLYVQYVRDPSSVSETWRQYFEQFLVGAGARVTAPPAATQTSAQTGSVSNGTTSGARSVVAPAFASGQPGSSADTSERPGSTGDQNVDQALWLARIQDRVDQLVREYRVRGHLVATLDPLGLFEHTCPELSPRSHGLSKQDLARPFDSSILENVSGSTLDVILNKLQSTYCRSIGAQFMHIDNRNIRDWLQRRMETTENRLDLSHEVQRRIYTRLADATIFEEFVRRKFVGAKTFSLEGAESLIPLIDLALEKAGQHQVKEVVMAMAHRGRLNVMANILKKRAMNIFWSFDDPTPELSRGGGDVRYHLGYSSDWKTASGDRLHISLCFNPSHLEYVNTVALGRTRCKQDNRGDDDRQDVMTVLIHGDAAFAGEGVVQETLNLSELKGYRTGGTLHVVINNQVGFTTEPDEGRSTTYATDVAKMLQIPIFHVNGEDPEAVAQVVSLAMDFRKEFHRDVVIDLYAYRRWGHNEGDEPRFTQPQMYAEIDRRPGVRQQYLNRLLKLGKITEAEADEISRDRTEKLESEFEASKHESFVPDTQTLAANWLEYFGGPEPADEVDTTMPVKRLSELIDSLTRLPEGFSPHKKLKRPMQQRREMAGGERPLDWATAEAAAFASLLDAGHPIRLTGQDCERGTFSHRHAVLHDMRDGAEYCPLKNLHDNQARLELFNSPLSEAGVLGFEYGYSLDCPSGLCMWEAQFGDFWNAAQVIVDQFIASAEDKWNRLSGLVMLLPHGFEGQGPEHCSARVERFLAMAAEDNIQICQPTTPAQYFHLLRRQVIRKWRKPLIVLTPKSLLRHAEVTSPLDVVAEGSFRKILPDRKVPLEGAKRLVLCTGKVYYDLLQERTDKNIEGVPIMRLEQLYPLSPDEIFAAFEGLAEGSEIRWVQEEPENMGAWPYLKLKIGDELNKRFRFTKATRAESASPSTGSMAAHKLEQIDLLKAAFEGIN from the coding sequence ATGAATAGCTATTCGTTGGACTACATCGACGATCTGTACGTGCAATACGTGCGTGATCCGTCGAGCGTTTCGGAAACTTGGCGTCAATACTTTGAGCAGTTCCTGGTAGGGGCCGGCGCGCGTGTCACCGCTCCTCCTGCTGCCACCCAAACGAGTGCGCAGACTGGCTCCGTCTCCAATGGGACGACGTCGGGAGCACGCTCCGTGGTGGCTCCCGCATTTGCCTCGGGCCAACCCGGCAGCTCCGCGGACACTTCCGAGCGTCCAGGTTCCACCGGCGATCAAAACGTTGATCAGGCCCTCTGGTTGGCTCGAATTCAAGACCGCGTGGACCAACTCGTTCGCGAATACCGTGTCCGCGGTCACTTGGTTGCCACCCTGGACCCGCTGGGATTGTTCGAACACACCTGTCCCGAACTGTCGCCACGAAGCCACGGGCTGAGCAAGCAGGATCTCGCTCGTCCTTTTGATAGCAGCATTCTGGAAAACGTTTCGGGCAGCACGCTCGATGTCATCCTGAACAAGCTGCAGTCCACCTATTGCCGCAGCATCGGTGCGCAGTTCATGCACATCGACAATCGCAACATTCGTGATTGGCTGCAGCGTCGGATGGAAACAACAGAAAACCGCTTGGATCTGTCACACGAAGTTCAACGCCGGATCTACACCCGACTGGCTGACGCGACGATCTTCGAAGAATTTGTCCGTCGGAAATTTGTCGGTGCCAAAACATTCTCGCTCGAGGGTGCCGAAAGCCTGATCCCTTTGATTGACCTGGCGCTTGAAAAAGCCGGCCAGCATCAAGTCAAAGAAGTCGTCATGGCGATGGCACACCGCGGTCGCCTCAATGTGATGGCGAACATCCTGAAAAAACGGGCGATGAATATCTTCTGGTCGTTCGATGACCCGACGCCCGAACTCAGTCGTGGCGGCGGCGACGTCCGCTATCACCTCGGATACAGCAGCGACTGGAAAACCGCGTCGGGTGACCGTCTGCACATTTCGCTGTGCTTCAACCCCAGCCACTTGGAATACGTCAACACGGTCGCTCTCGGCCGGACTCGTTGCAAGCAAGACAATCGCGGCGACGATGACCGACAGGATGTCATGACCGTCCTGATTCACGGCGACGCTGCTTTCGCCGGTGAAGGGGTCGTCCAAGAAACACTGAACCTCAGCGAACTGAAGGGCTACCGCACCGGCGGAACCCTGCACGTCGTCATCAACAACCAAGTCGGTTTCACCACCGAACCAGACGAAGGCCGCAGCACGACGTATGCGACCGACGTGGCCAAGATGCTGCAGATCCCGATTTTCCACGTCAACGGCGAAGATCCCGAGGCGGTTGCTCAAGTCGTATCGCTGGCAATGGACTTCCGCAAGGAATTCCATCGCGACGTGGTCATCGATTTGTACGCCTACCGCCGCTGGGGTCACAACGAAGGCGACGAACCTCGCTTCACACAGCCTCAGATGTACGCCGAAATCGACCGTCGTCCCGGCGTCCGGCAACAGTATCTCAATCGCCTGCTGAAGCTTGGGAAAATCACCGAAGCAGAAGCGGATGAAATCAGTCGCGATCGAACTGAAAAGCTTGAAAGCGAATTCGAAGCCAGCAAGCACGAATCGTTCGTCCCTGACACGCAAACGTTGGCCGCGAATTGGCTGGAGTACTTCGGTGGCCCTGAACCGGCCGATGAAGTCGACACGACGATGCCGGTCAAACGTCTGAGCGAGTTGATCGACTCGCTGACTCGTTTGCCCGAGGGTTTCTCGCCGCACAAAAAACTCAAACGGCCCATGCAGCAACGCCGAGAAATGGCGGGCGGCGAACGTCCGCTGGATTGGGCCACCGCGGAAGCCGCTGCGTTTGCATCGCTGCTGGATGCGGGACACCCGATCCGCTTGACCGGTCAAGATTGCGAGCGTGGAACATTCAGCCACCGCCACGCGGTCCTGCATGACATGCGAGACGGAGCCGAATATTGCCCGCTCAAGAATCTGCACGACAACCAAGCTCGCTTGGAGCTTTTCAACAGTCCACTCAGCGAAGCTGGTGTGCTCGGCTTTGAATACGGTTACTCACTGGACTGCCCCAGCGGCTTGTGCATGTGGGAGGCCCAATTCGGTGACTTCTGGAACGCTGCTCAGGTGATCGTGGACCAGTTCATCGCCAGCGCCGAAGACAAATGGAATCGCTTGTCCGGTTTGGTCATGTTGCTGCCGCACGGCTTCGAAGGCCAAGGCCCCGAGCACTGCAGTGCTCGCGTCGAACGCTTCTTGGCCATGGCAGCTGAGGACAACATCCAAATCTGCCAACCGACCACGCCGGCTCAATACTTCCATTTGCTCCGCCGGCAAGTCATCCGCAAATGGCGCAAGCCGTTGATCGTGCTGACGCCCAAGAGCCTGCTGCGTCACGCGGAAGTGACCAGCCCGCTGGACGTCGTCGCGGAAGGCAGCTTCCGCAAGATTTTGCCCGATCGCAAGGTGCCACTCGAAGGTGCCAAACGACTGGTGCTGTGCACTGGCAAAGTCTACTACGACCTGCTCCAAGAACGCACGGACAAGAACATCGAGGGAGTTCCGATCATGCGTCTGGAACAACTCTACCCGTTGTCTCCCGATGAAATTTTTGCTGCGTTTGAAGGCCTCGCCGAAGGATCGGAGATTCGTTGGGTACAAGAAGAACCCGAGAACATGGGCGCGTGGCCGTACTTGAAACTCAAGATCGGCGATGAACTCAACAAGCGTTTCCGGTTCACCAAAGCCACGCGTGCGGAATCGGCCAGCCCCAGCACCGGGTCAATGGCGGCTCACAAATTGGAACAAATCGATCTGCTCAAAGCCGCCTTCGAAGGCATCAACTGA